In Carya illinoinensis cultivar Pawnee chromosome 7, C.illinoinensisPawnee_v1, whole genome shotgun sequence, the following are encoded in one genomic region:
- the LOC122314957 gene encoding uncharacterized protein LOC122314957: MRIWWSSIRRVTSQRRMGNFVTSATENTYNEMVSKMDGLEPEQRNNEAAASVFRKVLGHRPGYARGLGEMVIPESTRQRNTQKESEYLALIEKHKTDAKNYKKDADHYKTKLDQVMCEMQALHERQNATDQMVQNFFQNFHGNTESLQSRGET; this comes from the exons ATGCGAATTTGGTGGAGTTCTATAAGGAGAGTCACTAGTCAAAGAAGAATGGGAAATTTTGTTACATCAGCAACTGAAAACACTTAT AATGAGATGGTCAGCAAGATGGATGGTCTAGAGCCTGAGCAACGCAACAATGAAGCAGCAGCAAGTGTATTTAGAAAGGTGCTTGGGCATAGACCAGGATACGCAAGGGGGCTAGGAGAGATGGTCATTCCGGAGTCGACAAGACAACGGAACACCCAAAAAGAAAGTGAATATCTTGCTTTAATTGAAAAACATAAGACAGATGCAAAGAATTACAAGAAAGATGCCGACCATTACAAGACGAAGCTTGATCAAGTGATGTGTGAAATGCAAGCTCTTCATGAGAGGCAAAATGCTACTGATCAGATGGTGCAAAACTTTTTTCAGAACTTTCATGGCAACACTGAGTCTCTCCAGTCTCGTGGAGAGACTTAG
- the LOC122316950 gene encoding S-adenosyl-L-methionine:benzoic acid/salicylic acid carboxyl methyltransferase 2-like, with product MEVVDQVLHMNGGTGHTSYANNSLYQRKGISMTKPVADDAITNLYSSISPKSLVIADLGCSSGSNSLFVISELIKVVDELRQKFGHPSLEYQVFLNDLPGNDFNTIFKSLPSFQEKMSNQLGVGVCPIFISGVPGSFYGRLFPSKSLHFVHSSYSLHWLSQVPEQLENNKGNICVACTSPPIVLRAYHAQFQKDFSMFLRCRAEELVVGGRMVLTFLGRRSEDPSSKECCYIWELLALALNDLVSKGIVDEETMNSFNIPQYSPSLSEVKSEVLKEGSFSIDHLETFEINWIAYDSEVMNLPDVFFDGGYSVAKCIRAVVEPLLISHFGDAIIEEVFCKYREILSDRLSKETNNFISIIVSVTKKRMIMIDQDVHP from the exons ATGGAAGTTGTTGATCAAGTGCTCCACATGAATGGAGGAACGGGACACACAAGCTACGCAAATAACTCCCTATATCAG AGAAAAGGAATATCTATGACCAAGCCCGTCGCAGATGATGCTATAACCAATCTCTATTCCAGCATCTCGCCAAAGAGTCTAGTCATCGCAGACTTGGGTTGTTCTTCTGGATCAAACTCTTTGTTTGTGatttctgaacttatcaaggttGTGGATGAGCTTCGACAAAAATTTGGACATCCATCACTCGAATATCAAGTATTCTTGAACGACCTTCCTGGGAATGATTTTAATACCATTTTCAAGTCATTGCCAAGCTTCCAGGAAAAAATGAGTAATCAACTGGGTGTTGGAGTTTGTCCTATTTTCATTTCAGGAGTACCCGGTTCTTTCTATGGCAGACTTTTTCCGAGCAAGAGTCTGCATTTTGTCCATTCTTCTTACAGCCTCCACTGGTTATCGCAG GTTCCTGAGCAGTTGGAGAATAACAAAGGGAACATTTGCGTCGCATGTACAAGCCCGCCAATTGTACTAAGGGCCTACCACGCGCAATttcaaaaagatttttcaaTGTTTTTAAGGTGTCGCGCAGAGGAATTGGTGGTTGGAGGGCGAATGGTCTTAACGTTTCTGGGCAGAAGAAGTGAAGATCCCTCCAGCAAAGAGTGTTGTTATATTTGGGAACTTTTGGCTTTGGCACTCAATGACTTGGTCTCCAAA GGAATCGTTGACGAAGAAACGATGAATTCTTTCAATATTCCTCAATACTCACCATCCCTATCAGAAGTGAAATCTGAAGTCTTAAAAGAAGGATCTTTCTCCATTGATCACCTTGAGACTTTTGAAATCAATTGGATTGCATATGATAGCGAAGTCATGAACTTGCCCGATGTGTTTTTTGATGGTGGATACAGTGTTGCAAAGTGCATTAGAGCTGTCGTTGAGCCTTTGCTTATTAGTCATTTTGGAGATGCAATTATTGAAGAAGTTTTCTGCAAATATAGAGAAATTCTTTCTGATCGCCTTTCTAAAGAGACTAATAACTTTATCAGTATCATCGTTTCTGTAACAAAAAAACGCATGATCATGATCGATCAAGATGTTCATCCTTGA